The following are encoded in a window of Flavobacteriales bacterium genomic DNA:
- a CDS encoding cytochrome-c peroxidase, whose amino-acid sequence MKLRNIALLGLGILVLAQTSCRRPDPDDPAPPGPGGHQPTPYTLQIPANFPPMPIPPDNPLTVEGVKLGRHLFHENRLSGDNTMSCASCHAQSIAFTDSDRFSTGIQGLQGTRNSMALQNLGWENRFFWDGRALTLEQQIFFPVPDPIEMHQSWPATVAKLQDDAAYRDLFSKAFGTTTIDSVLVSKAIAQFLRTMISGNSKFDRFMRGEELLTIEEQLGFQLTLLEGGDPALGLGGQWGADCFHCHPHGGGRFTDGILRNNGLDPEGAWADLGLGGVTGLPQDNGKFKTPSLRNVALTAPYMHDGRFETLQQVIDHYNSGGHPSTTIDPNMKYTQGGLSLTPEKKAQLIAFLHTLTDQDFLTDDRFSDPGPP is encoded by the coding sequence ATGAAGCTGCGGAACATCGCCCTGCTTGGCCTGGGAATCCTGGTGCTGGCCCAAACGTCCTGCCGCCGACCCGATCCGGACGATCCCGCCCCCCCGGGACCGGGCGGACACCAGCCCACGCCGTATACGCTGCAGATACCGGCGAACTTCCCGCCCATGCCCATCCCGCCGGACAATCCGTTGACGGTGGAGGGCGTGAAGCTGGGGCGGCACCTGTTCCATGAGAACCGCCTCTCCGGCGACAACACCATGAGTTGTGCCAGCTGCCATGCGCAGTCCATCGCCTTTACGGACAGCGATCGCTTCAGCACTGGCATACAGGGCCTGCAGGGCACACGCAACAGCATGGCCCTGCAGAATCTGGGCTGGGAGAACCGCTTCTTCTGGGATGGCCGTGCGCTCACCTTGGAGCAGCAGATCTTCTTCCCGGTGCCCGATCCGATCGAGATGCACCAGAGCTGGCCCGCCACCGTGGCCAAGTTGCAGGACGATGCCGCCTACCGGGACCTTTTCAGCAAAGCCTTCGGCACCACCACCATCGACTCGGTGCTGGTGAGCAAGGCCATCGCCCAGTTCCTGCGCACCATGATCAGCGGCAACTCCAAGTTCGACCGATTCATGCGCGGCGAGGAGTTGCTCACCATCGAGGAGCAGCTCGGTTTCCAGCTCACGCTTCTGGAGGGCGGTGATCCGGCCCTGGGGTTGGGTGGGCAGTGGGGCGCGGATTGTTTCCATTGCCACCCGCATGGCGGTGGACGCTTCACCGATGGCATCCTGCGCAACAACGGCCTGGATCCCGAAGGCGCTTGGGCGGATCTGGGGCTCGGTGGTGTCACCGGTCTGCCGCAGGACAATGGCAAGTTCAAGACCCCCAGCCTGCGCAATGTGGCCTTGACGGCACCTTACATGCACGATGGACGCTTTGAGACGCTGCAGCAGGTGATCGACCACTACAACAGCGGTGGCCACCCCAGCACCACCATTGACCCGAACATGAAGTACACACAGGGCGGGTTGTCCCTCACGCCTGAGAAAAAAGCCCAGTTGATCGCCTTCCTGCACACGCTCACGGACCAGGATTTCTTGACGGACGATCGCTTCAGCGATCCGGGGCCACCGTAG
- a CDS encoding cytochrome-c peroxidase gives MRTSAYIALLALLLVSCRRDLDTMPQDGDTPFALQLPVGFPWPGTPPDNPLTTASVQLGKALFFDPRLSRDGTISCASCHLPEKAFSDVTAVSTGIEGRLGERNSPGLANVGYHSSFFRDGGVPTLEQQAIAPIHDPKEMDHDIHAAAALLRDVEPYARLSQVAYGKPMNGWVITRALANYQRTLISGWSRWDRYMQGESEALTPSEARGWLLFNSPSTGCRECHSDFDLSDHDFHNIGLYQVYADPGRARITLDAADEGKFKTPSLRNVALTAPYMHDGSMATLNEVISHYVSGGEAHPNLSHLMHSLNLTAKDRTDLINFLHALTDERDIDQVP, from the coding sequence ATGAGGACGTCCGCGTACATCGCCTTGCTCGCACTGCTGTTGGTGTCCTGCCGCCGCGACCTGGATACCATGCCGCAGGATGGCGACACGCCTTTCGCGCTCCAGTTGCCGGTGGGCTTTCCGTGGCCTGGAACGCCCCCGGACAATCCGCTGACGACGGCCTCCGTGCAGCTGGGCAAGGCGCTCTTCTTCGATCCCCGCTTGTCGCGCGATGGCACCATCAGTTGCGCGAGTTGCCACTTGCCAGAGAAGGCCTTCAGCGATGTGACGGCGGTGAGCACGGGCATCGAAGGGCGCCTGGGTGAGCGCAACTCTCCAGGCCTGGCCAATGTGGGCTATCACTCGAGCTTCTTCCGCGATGGCGGCGTGCCCACCCTGGAGCAGCAGGCCATAGCACCGATCCATGACCCGAAGGAGATGGACCACGACATCCATGCGGCCGCGGCCCTGCTGCGCGATGTGGAGCCCTATGCCAGGCTGAGCCAGGTGGCCTATGGCAAGCCGATGAATGGCTGGGTGATCACCCGGGCACTGGCCAACTACCAGAGGACGCTGATCAGTGGCTGGTCTCGCTGGGACCGTTACATGCAAGGCGAGTCAGAAGCACTTACGCCTTCGGAGGCGCGCGGTTGGCTGCTCTTCAACAGCCCCTCCACCGGCTGCCGTGAATGCCATTCGGACTTCGACCTCAGCGACCATGACTTCCATAACATCGGCCTGTACCAGGTCTACGCCGATCCCGGCCGTGCGCGCATCACGCTGGATGCCGCCGATGAGGGGAAGTTCAAGACCCCTTCGCTGCGCAACGTGGCCCTGACCGCACCTTACATGCACGACGGATCCATGGCCACGTTGAATGAGGTCATCAGCCACTATGTTTCAGGCGGCGAGGCCCACCCGAATCTGAGCCATCTCATGCACAGTCTCAACCTGACCGCGAAGGACAGGACCGACCTGATCAACTTCCTGCACGCCTTGACCGACGAACGCGATATCGACCAGGTACCATGA
- a CDS encoding PKD domain-containing protein, which translates to MDTRRALATLSVVALLGGAQAQCPLLYDYYGVPSPTPQWYSCSGTNFTLLIATPQTVGAYTIDWGDGSPLHNGAALMPPMSVSHVYPAAVATYTITFTETATGCVVTGTLTMEQSTSASIQIPVGGLTQVCAPHPVDFINSSTNVSPNTVFTWDFGDGSPPLTFDHTNWLQTITHMYEQGTVDCETTVTLTAQNTCNMLQGGASVATFNPIRIWDIDDAAITPSATLLCWPDNEVTYLNTTYRNCFQQGNIFQRFEYWNFGDYWGLGQDSIIDWTPWPPTFPYTIAYPGIGTYEVMLLDSNYCGIDTAFIQITIVPPPTVSLTANPTTICAGGTVYFTPITNGGANHFQWNFGTGMGWQNTGAGGQAFTYQVPGVYEASYAASIQGATAGCADTASVTITVLPSPTAAFTVDNDAACDQLTVAFTNLSVNGTAFLWNFGNGNTSDLEEPPPQDYTSPGTYTITLTVTNEEGCTATAAQQVHVFQPPQVTIGAQNVCLGSPSQFMDLSLTEPGNPIVAWAWDLGDGTNSDQPAPTHTYGTAGDYTVTLTATTAYCSGTGSLPIQVQAPPVAAFTPDVTYGCSPMTVTFTNNSTGASQAVWAFGNGAGTSTWDASYTYLNTGSADTTFTVQLVVATAFGCNDTTSVDITVAPMVNALFTHNGQPGCAPMAVTFTNNSTGASSFFWDFGDGNTSTAVSPQHTYVNDTYFLDIHTVTLVATSPAGCSDTATMNIMVYPTPDFTFVATPDSGCSPLTVTFPSVVGAVTYQWDFGDGASGSGPSPTHTFFNSTTNNMVYVVTMVGANAFGCTDTATTQIVVFPNPTAQFTVAEPVGCHAFTTQLINGSTGADMFSWSYGDGLNSTVDSAIHSHTWNNFAGPGTVTYPITLTATTTQGCTSTATAQVQVHPAVTAAFVAPDTGCAPLTVPFINVSSGATAYQWYFGDGQFSAETSPTHVYQNQGLNEVSFTATLVATSSFGCSDTTAAVIHTWPQPLAQFIPSAQAGCTPLTVDFQDLSIGAAQMLWNFGDGQSQTTAPGNVTHIYSNTSNEPVTYDPVLVATSIHGCTDTTQSSIEVYPPVVAAFTMDTVGCSPLTVQIANNSTGANSYMWSMGEGTVFVTEEPVFTYVNTTLAPQVYTITLTATSPYGCASVMTQDVHVHPTPFAAFQATPFIQQFPDATVNINNNSNNGPWTYAWDLGDGNTSTGQNPGSHTYGSWGQYTITLVVSGAYCSDTVTQVVEILPPLPNASFIGSGEGCVPLTVAFTNTSFGGFTYQWNFGDGGTSVAESPTYTYNTPGTYTVTLTAFGFEGGVHTISKVDSVVVHPRAIAYFVLQPTEVVVPSQPVFTYNLSGNATSWFWDFGDGTTYTTFNPIHYYQQAGQFDVMLIANNQWNCPDTFLLESAVTTRVSGDIQFPNAFTPNGSGPGDGSYDANAYDNDVFFPVYEGVEAYRLEIFNRWGELLFVSQDVRKGWDGWYRGQPAKQDVYVWKCFARFSDGRETILKGDVTLLR; encoded by the coding sequence ATGGACACGCGCAGGGCCCTGGCCACCCTATCGGTGGTGGCCCTGCTGGGTGGTGCCCAGGCCCAATGCCCGCTGCTCTACGACTATTACGGGGTGCCTTCGCCCACGCCCCAGTGGTACAGCTGTTCCGGCACCAATTTCACCCTGCTCATCGCCACGCCCCAGACCGTGGGTGCCTACACCATCGACTGGGGGGATGGCAGCCCCCTGCACAATGGCGCGGCCCTGATGCCGCCCATGTCGGTGAGCCATGTGTACCCCGCCGCCGTGGCCACCTACACCATCACGTTCACGGAGACCGCCACCGGCTGCGTCGTAACCGGTACGCTCACCATGGAGCAGAGCACCAGCGCCTCCATCCAGATCCCCGTGGGCGGACTCACCCAGGTGTGCGCCCCGCATCCGGTGGACTTCATCAACAGCAGCACCAACGTTTCGCCCAACACGGTCTTCACCTGGGACTTCGGCGACGGTTCACCGCCACTCACCTTCGACCACACCAACTGGCTGCAGACCATCACCCACATGTACGAGCAGGGCACGGTGGACTGTGAGACCACTGTGACGCTCACCGCGCAGAACACCTGCAACATGCTGCAGGGCGGCGCCAGTGTGGCCACCTTCAATCCCATCCGCATCTGGGACATCGACGATGCGGCGATCACCCCCAGTGCCACGCTGCTTTGCTGGCCGGACAATGAGGTCACCTACCTGAACACCACCTACCGCAACTGTTTCCAGCAGGGCAATATCTTCCAGCGCTTCGAGTACTGGAATTTCGGCGACTACTGGGGCTTGGGGCAGGATTCCATCATCGACTGGACGCCCTGGCCACCAACCTTCCCCTACACGATCGCCTACCCGGGCATCGGCACCTATGAGGTGATGCTGTTGGACAGCAACTATTGTGGCATCGACACGGCCTTCATCCAGATCACCATCGTGCCGCCGCCCACCGTGTCGCTCACGGCGAACCCCACGACCATCTGCGCGGGTGGAACGGTCTACTTCACGCCCATCACGAATGGAGGGGCGAACCACTTCCAATGGAACTTCGGTACGGGCATGGGCTGGCAGAACACCGGCGCTGGTGGCCAGGCCTTCACCTACCAAGTGCCGGGCGTGTACGAAGCGTCCTATGCCGCGAGCATCCAAGGCGCCACGGCGGGCTGCGCGGATACCGCGAGCGTGACCATCACCGTGCTGCCCAGTCCCACGGCAGCGTTCACCGTGGACAACGATGCGGCGTGCGACCAGCTCACCGTGGCCTTCACCAACCTTTCGGTGAACGGCACCGCATTCCTGTGGAATTTCGGCAACGGCAACACCAGCGACCTGGAGGAACCGCCACCGCAGGACTACACGAGTCCGGGCACCTATACCATCACCCTGACGGTGACCAACGAGGAAGGCTGTACCGCCACGGCGGCGCAGCAGGTGCACGTGTTCCAACCACCGCAGGTGACCATTGGCGCGCAGAACGTCTGTCTCGGCTCGCCCTCACAGTTCATGGACCTCTCGTTGACCGAACCCGGCAACCCCATCGTCGCCTGGGCATGGGACCTGGGTGATGGCACCAACAGCGACCAACCCGCACCGACGCACACTTATGGCACCGCGGGCGACTACACGGTGACGCTCACGGCCACCACAGCCTATTGCTCCGGCACGGGCAGCCTGCCGATACAGGTACAAGCCCCACCGGTGGCCGCCTTCACGCCGGATGTGACCTATGGCTGCTCGCCCATGACGGTGACCTTCACAAACAACAGCACCGGCGCTTCACAGGCGGTCTGGGCCTTCGGCAACGGCGCGGGCACCAGCACCTGGGACGCGTCCTACACCTACCTCAACACGGGTTCGGCGGACACCACCTTCACCGTGCAGCTCGTGGTCGCCACCGCGTTCGGCTGCAACGACACCACCAGCGTGGACATCACCGTGGCGCCGATGGTCAATGCGCTCTTCACCCACAACGGCCAGCCGGGCTGCGCGCCCATGGCGGTGACCTTCACCAACAACAGCACGGGTGCGAGCAGCTTTTTCTGGGACTTTGGTGACGGCAACACCAGTACGGCCGTGTCGCCCCAGCACACCTATGTGAACGACACCTATTTCCTCGACATCCACACGGTGACCCTGGTGGCCACATCGCCGGCGGGATGCAGCGACACGGCGACCATGAACATCATGGTCTATCCCACACCGGACTTCACCTTCGTGGCCACGCCAGACAGCGGGTGCAGCCCCCTCACGGTGACCTTTCCCTCGGTGGTGGGCGCGGTGACCTACCAATGGGACTTCGGAGATGGCGCCTCGGGCAGCGGTCCCAGCCCCACGCACACCTTCTTCAACAGCACCACCAACAACATGGTCTATGTGGTGACCATGGTGGGCGCCAACGCCTTCGGTTGCACGGACACGGCCACCACACAGATCGTGGTGTTCCCGAACCCCACCGCGCAATTCACCGTGGCCGAGCCGGTCGGTTGCCATGCCTTCACCACGCAGCTGATCAACGGATCCACCGGTGCGGACATGTTCAGTTGGAGCTATGGTGATGGACTCAACTCCACCGTGGACAGCGCGATCCACAGCCACACTTGGAACAATTTCGCCGGCCCCGGCACGGTGACCTATCCGATCACGCTCACCGCCACCACCACACAGGGCTGCACGAGCACGGCCACCGCCCAGGTGCAGGTGCATCCTGCCGTCACTGCGGCATTCGTGGCACCCGATACGGGTTGCGCACCGCTCACCGTGCCCTTCATCAATGTCAGCAGCGGTGCCACGGCCTACCAGTGGTATTTCGGCGACGGCCAGTTCAGTGCGGAGACCTCACCCACGCATGTCTATCAGAACCAGGGTCTGAACGAAGTCTCCTTCACCGCCACCCTGGTCGCCACATCCTCCTTCGGTTGCAGCGATACCACCGCGGCCGTGATACACACCTGGCCGCAACCCCTTGCACAGTTCATTCCGTCCGCGCAGGCGGGTTGCACGCCGTTGACGGTGGACTTTCAGGACCTTTCGATCGGCGCGGCGCAAATGCTTTGGAACTTCGGTGATGGCCAATCGCAGACCACCGCGCCGGGCAATGTCACACACATTTACTCCAACACGAGCAACGAGCCGGTGACCTACGACCCGGTGCTGGTCGCCACCTCCATCCACGGGTGCACGGACACCACGCAGAGCAGCATCGAGGTCTATCCGCCGGTCGTGGCCGCCTTCACCATGGACACGGTGGGTTGTTCCCCCCTGACCGTGCAGATCGCCAACAACAGCACGGGCGCCAACAGCTACATGTGGAGCATGGGCGAAGGCACCGTCTTCGTCACGGAGGAGCCGGTCTTCACCTACGTGAACACCACTCTGGCGCCACAGGTGTACACCATCACGCTTACCGCCACTTCCCCCTATGGCTGTGCCAGTGTCATGACGCAGGATGTGCATGTGCATCCCACGCCCTTCGCCGCGTTCCAGGCCACGCCCTTCATCCAGCAGTTCCCTGACGCCACGGTGAACATCAACAACAACAGCAACAACGGGCCCTGGACCTATGCCTGGGATCTCGGCGATGGCAACACCTCCACGGGGCAGAACCCAGGCTCGCACACCTATGGAAGCTGGGGACAGTACACGATCACCCTGGTGGTGAGCGGCGCTTATTGCAGCGATACGGTGACGCAGGTGGTGGAGATCCTGCCTCCGCTGCCCAACGCCAGCTTCATCGGATCGGGTGAGGGCTGTGTGCCGCTCACAGTGGCTTTCACGAACACCTCCTTTGGTGGCTTCACCTACCAGTGGAACTTCGGCGATGGCGGTACGAGCGTCGCGGAGAGCCCGACCTACACCTACAATACGCCCGGTACCTACACGGTCACGCTCACGGCCTTCGGCTTCGAGGGCGGTGTACACACCATCTCCAAGGTGGACAGTGTGGTGGTGCACCCGCGCGCCATCGCCTACTTCGTGCTGCAGCCCACCGAGGTGGTGGTACCCAGTCAGCCGGTGTTCACGTACAACCTCTCCGGCAATGCCACCAGTTGGTTCTGGGACTTCGGCGACGGGACCACCTACACCACCTTCAATCCGATCCACTACTACCAGCAGGCGGGCCAGTTCGACGTGATGCTCATCGCCAACAACCAATGGAACTGCCCGGACACCTTCCTGCTGGAGAGTGCCGTCACCACGCGCGTTTCGGGCGATATCCAGTTCCCGAACGCCTTCACGCCCAACGGTTCGGGACCGGGCGATGGCAGCTACGACGCCAACGCCTATGACAACGATGTGTTCTTCCCGGTGTACGAGGGCGTGGAGGCCTATCGCCTGGAGATCTTCAACCGCTGGGGCGAGCTGCTCTTCGTCTCCCAGGATGTCCGCAAGGGATGGGACGGCTGGTACCGCGGCCAGCCCGCCAAGCAGGATGTCTATGTCTGGAAATGCTTCGCGCGCTTCAGCGATGGCCGTGAGACCATCCTGAAAGGCGATGTCACCCTCTTACGCTGA
- a CDS encoding NAD(P)/FAD-dependent oxidoreductase: MQHFNLCVIGGGPAGYAAAMRGLDLGLKVMMVERDRVGGTGIYNGALTSKTLWEIAQRVSSTNELMRTRGREPFRLGWNEIQKTLNEATFERKYLHACHMQLLAAQGRAEGLGEFRHERGLAHLTGPHTVSIKRGSQLTDVSADHIIVATGSRPRVLPNIPADEKHILTSDGIFQLEEQPASIVIIGAGVIGCEFATIFSNLGGTRVHLIDRAERILPFEDEDVSELIAKNLERKGAIIHRSAKLERIAVMDGEVEYLLSYPEGRTETVRVEKALLSVGRIPNLEGLGWENTGAALDPMTGMPLIQDNATSLPHLHVVGDATGKNMLVNLGEMQARRVVAAIAGGTSSEVKNDNVSTIMFLDPEVAGVGLNEQECRQRGIPYRLARIDYSCLARAIAMRRTKGFFKLLVTNDDQMRVLGMRAVGEHASSAIQAVALMMRLGTPIEELACLVHPHPSITEGVQECARMLLGRSIFKPQVFGDRMRCYAWSPAVEGLVAA; this comes from the coding sequence ATGCAGCATTTCAACCTCTGTGTCATCGGTGGCGGACCCGCAGGATACGCGGCCGCCATGCGCGGCCTGGACCTGGGCCTGAAGGTGATGATGGTGGAGCGCGACCGGGTGGGCGGTACGGGCATCTACAATGGCGCGTTGACCAGCAAGACGCTCTGGGAGATCGCCCAGCGCGTATCAAGCACCAACGAATTGATGCGTACCCGGGGCCGGGAACCATTCCGGCTGGGCTGGAATGAGATCCAGAAGACCTTGAATGAGGCCACCTTCGAGCGCAAGTACCTCCATGCCTGCCACATGCAGCTGCTCGCCGCGCAAGGACGGGCCGAGGGCCTGGGCGAATTCCGGCACGAACGCGGGCTGGCCCATCTCACCGGCCCGCATACCGTGAGCATCAAGCGCGGCTCGCAGCTCACCGATGTATCCGCGGACCATATCATCGTGGCCACCGGCAGCCGCCCCCGTGTGCTGCCCAACATCCCTGCCGACGAGAAGCACATCCTCACCAGCGACGGCATCTTCCAACTGGAAGAGCAGCCCGCGAGCATCGTCATCATCGGCGCCGGTGTCATCGGCTGCGAGTTCGCCACCATCTTCTCCAACCTGGGTGGCACGCGCGTCCATTTGATCGACCGTGCGGAACGCATCCTGCCTTTCGAGGACGAGGACGTGTCCGAGCTCATCGCCAAGAACCTCGAGCGCAAGGGTGCCATCATCCACCGCAGCGCCAAGTTGGAACGCATCGCCGTGATGGACGGTGAGGTGGAATACCTCCTCTCCTATCCCGAAGGCCGCACCGAAACGGTACGCGTGGAAAAAGCCCTGCTCTCCGTTGGGCGCATCCCCAACCTGGAGGGACTCGGCTGGGAGAACACCGGTGCCGCCCTCGATCCCATGACGGGCATGCCCTTGATCCAGGACAACGCCACCAGCCTGCCCCACCTGCATGTGGTGGGCGACGCCACCGGAAAGAACATGCTGGTGAACCTGGGTGAGATGCAGGCCCGCCGCGTGGTGGCCGCCATCGCGGGAGGCACCTCCAGCGAGGTGAAGAACGACAATGTCAGCACCATCATGTTCCTCGACCCCGAAGTGGCCGGGGTCGGCCTCAACGAGCAGGAGTGCCGCCAACGGGGCATACCCTATCGCCTGGCGCGGATCGACTACTCCTGCCTGGCACGCGCTATCGCCATGCGCCGCACCAAGGGCTTCTTCAAACTGCTGGTGACCAATGACGACCAGATGCGTGTGCTGGGCATGCGCGCCGTGGGGGAACACGCCTCCAGCGCCATCCAAGCGGTGGCACTGATGATGCGTCTGGGCACACCCATCGAGGAACTCGCCTGCCTGGTACATCCGCACCCGAGCATCACTGAAGGCGTGCAGGAATGTGCCCGCATGCTCCTCGGCCGGTCCATCTTCAAGCCACAGGTCTTCGGCGACCGCATGCGCTGCTATGCCTGGTCGCCCGCCGTGGAAGGACTGGTGGCCGCGTGA